A region of Dioscorea cayenensis subsp. rotundata cultivar TDr96_F1 chromosome 5, TDr96_F1_v2_PseudoChromosome.rev07_lg8_w22 25.fasta, whole genome shotgun sequence DNA encodes the following proteins:
- the LOC120261290 gene encoding receptor-like protein EIX2 isoform X3 yields MYQYVSHLKVSVLMSSIFGVHFSILSLLFISYLTASNGGGCLHIEWKALLQFKNGLIDPKNLLFSRQGHDCCRWMGIACDNQTGAVLSINLYNEHAYQNGPDWAISGKIDSSLLQLKCLMSLDLSYNDFGGIAIPGFIGSLKHLVHLKLAFAGFSGSIPSQLGNLSSLQFLDLMGNELHLVNDLEWISQLSSLSHLVITGANLSTWGTQWFKHLNSLSSLTKLVLSTCSLSGIPASLPFVNFTKLQVLDLSLNHLDSVIPAWFSNLTSLVYLDMSYGEFYGFIPLELFNLPILRYVDLSRNYNLTADFSKLMGTGWPSLEHLDLSFNLLHGTLPDSIGNFTSVRELRLLKNMIEGGVPSSIGKLCNLKTLNLAENNMSLELPPFLDNTGACASEHPLPSLTHLDIQKNQLIGVLPEWLGNLINLQLLDLSCNFIQGILTEAHFSKLSDLKYLLLSHNSFTISINSSWLPPFQLEELYLSSCQIGPHVPSWLQNQTELDSLDISNTGISGKITPWFWNLTKNLILLNISFNKIEGQLPNPLLIGGLADVDMRSNLLTGPLPRLSSMITTLVLSNNQFSGPTPPHFFNSETMVYVSLSNNNLSGQIPSSIAEIMSLEVLDLSRNKLNGSIPESLQNIQSLKSLWLEYNSLSGPIPNSLGSLLQLQTLHLSNNKLSGKIPQSLQNCSSLETLDLRDNMLHGVIPTWFAWSFPKLRILGLKSNMFSGQIPPQLSNMSSLQVLDLADNNFQGHIPLSFGNFKAMTSSPKMNQHLLFGNDYEEHFSMQLSSTSNLLEFTKILSLVVSIDLSRNKLSGHFPKTLTNLTGLLVLDLSDNSLSGEIPQNTGALHGLLSLDLSNNGFSGNIPSSMSSMSFISHLNLSNNNFSGSIPSAGQLSTFDKSSYLGNEFLCGHPLDVECSRVNGRKVHGGGDASVENRCFLCVGLGFAVLFLIIA; encoded by the exons ATGTACCAATACGTTTCCCATCTCAAGGTATCTGTCCTCATGAGTTCCATATTTGGGGTTCATTTTTCTATTCTGAGCTTGCTGTTTATCAGTTACTTGACTGCTTCCAATGGAGGGGGTTGTTTGCATATCGAGTGGAAAGCTCTGCTTCAGTTCAAGAACGGTCTCATTGATCCGAAGAACTTGTTATTTTCTAGGCAGGGTCATGATTGCTGCAGATGGATGGGTATAGCTTGTGATAATCAAACAGGAGCTGTTCTCAGtatcaatttatataatgaGCATGCATATCAAAACGGTCCTGATTGGGCGATAAGTGGGAAAATCGATTCTTCTCTCCTCCAACTCAAGTGTTTGATGTCACTAGACTTGAGCTACAATGACTTCGGAGGCATTGCAATTCCAGGATTTATTGGCTCTCTCAAGCATTTGGTACACTTGAAGCTCGCTTTTGCCGGTTTCTCTGGTTCCATTCCTTCTCAACTGGGAAATCTTTCTAGCTTGCAGTTTCTTGATCTTATGGGGAATGAGCTACATCTGGTTAATGACTTGGAATGGATATCACAGCTTTCTTCTCTGAGTCACTTAGTGATAACTGGAGCCAATCTATCAACTTGGGGAACTCAATGGTTTAAGCATCTCAATAGTCTGTCTTCTCTGACAAAGTTGGTTCTTTCTACATGCTCTCTTTCTGGGATACCAGCGTCTCTTCCTTTTGTCAACTTCACCAAACTTCAAGTGCTTGACCTTTCACTGAATCATCTTGATTCAGTGATTCCCGCATGGTTTTCCAACCTCACCAGCTTAGTTTATCTGGACATGAGTTATGGTGAGTTTTATGGTTTCATCCCTTTGGAGCTCTTTAACCTTCCCATTTTGAGATATGTAGATCTATCAAGAAACTACAATCTCACTGCTGATTTCTCCAAATTAATGGGTACAGGTTGGCCAAGTTTGGAACATCTTGATTTGTCTTTTAATCTGCTCCATGGAACTTTGCCAGATTCCATTGGTAACTTCACATCAGTCAGGGAACTCAGACTCTTGAAGAACATGATAGAAGGAGGTGTTCCAAGCTCCATTGGTAAGCTCTGCAACttgaaaacattgaatttaGCTGAAAATAACATGAGTCTTGAACTACCTCCTTTTCTTGACAATACTGGTGCTTGTGCTTCAGAGCATCCTTTGCCTAGTTTGACTCATCTGGACATACAAAAAAATCAGCTTATTGGAGTTTTACCAGAATGGTTGGGAAATCTCATAAACCTTCAACTTCTTGACCTCAGCTGCAACTTCATCCAAG GAATACTCACTGAAGCTCACTTTTCAAAACTCAGTGATCTCAAGTATTTGTTACTGTCTCATAATTCCTTTACTATCAGCATAAACTCCAGTTGGCTTCCACCCTTTCAACTTGAAGAGTTATATCTTAGTTCTTGTCAGATAGGTCCACATGTGCCTTCATGGCTTCAAAACCAAACAGAACTTGATAGCTTAGACATTTCAAACACTGGCATCTCAGGTAAGATAACACCATGGTTTTGGAACTTGACCAAAAACCTCATTTTGCTAAACATTTCCTTTAACAAGATTGAAGGCCAGTTACCAAACCCTCTACTTATTGGAGGCTTAGCTGATGTTGATATGAGGTCAAACCTCTTAACCGGTCCTTTGCCACGCCTGTCTTCTATGATTACTACATTAGTCCTCTCCAATAATCAGTTCTCTGGTCCTACCCctcctcatttttttaactcaGAGACCATGGTCTATGTATCCCTCTCAAACAACAACTTGTCCGGCCAAATCCCATCATCCATTGCTGAAATAATGTCTCTTGAAGTGCTTGATTTATCAAGGAACAAGTTAAATGGTTCTATCCCTGAAAGTCTGCAAAATATACAGTCCTTGAAATCTCTGTGGCTGGAATACAATTCTCTATCTGGTCCTATTCCAAATTCTCTAGGGAGTTTGCTGCAACTCCAGACATTGCACCTTAGTAACAACAAGCTATCAGGAAAAATCCCACAATCTTTGCAGAACTGCTCCAGTTTAGAAACTCTTGATCTTAGAGACAATATGCTTCATGGTGTCATCCCAACTTGGTTTGCATGGAGCTTTCCTAAGCTCAGGATTCTTGGGTTGAAGTCCAACATGTTTTCTGGCCAGATTCCACCACAGCTTTCAAACATGAGTTCCTTGCAGGTCCTTGATCTTGCAGATAATAACTTCCAAGGCCACATTCCTCTGAGTTTTGGAAACTTCAAAGCCATGACTAGTTCTCCAAAGATGAATCAACACTTGCTCTTTGGAAATGATTATGAAGAGCACTTCTCAATGCAACTTAGCAGCACTAGTAATCTACTAGAGTTCACCAAAATTCTGTCACTTGTAGTGAGCATTGATCTATCCAGAAACAAACTTTCAGGGCATTTCCCTAAGACTTTGACAAACCTCACTGGGCTTCTTGTCTTAGACCTTTCAGATAACAGTTTGAGTGGGGAAATTCCTCAAAACACTGGTGCTCTGCATGGCCTTCTTTCTCTAGACTTATCAAACAATGGTTTCTCTGGAAACATTCCATCAAGCATGTCAAGCATGAGTTTCATCAGTCATCTCAActtgtcaaacaataatttctCTGGAAGTATACCTTCAGCAGGACAACTTTCAACATTTGATAAATCATCTTACCTTGGAAATGAGTTTCTTTGTGGACATCCACTAGATGTGGAGTGTTCAAGGGTTAATGGAAGGAAAGTTCATGGTGGTGGAGATGCATCAGTGGAGAATAGGTGCTTTCTCTGTGTGGGCTTGGGATTTGCTgtgttgtttttaataatagCATGA
- the LOC120261290 gene encoding receptor-like protein EIX2 isoform X1 — translation MYQYVSHLKVSVLMSSIFGVHFSILSLLFISYLTASNGGGCLHIEWKALLQFKNGLIDPKNLLFSRQGHDCCRWMGIACDNQTGAVLSINLYNEHAYQNGPDWAISGKIDSSLLQLKCLMSLDLSYNDFGGIAIPGFIGSLKHLVHLKLAFAGFSGSIPSQLGNLSSLQFLDLMGNELHLVNDLEWISQLSSLSHLVITGANLSTWGTQWFKHLNSLSSLTKLVLSTCSLSGIPASLPFVNFTKLQVLDLSLNHLDSVIPAWFSNLTSLVYLDMSYGEFYGFIPLELFNLPILRYVDLSRNYNLTADFSKLMGTGWPSLEHLDLSFNLLHGTLPDSIGNFTSVRELRLLKNMIEGGVPSSIEHPLPSLTHLDIQKNQLIGVLPEWLGNLINLQLLDLSCNFIQGSVPPSLGNLSKLTDLILRGNNLIGTLTPNLGQLSKLVNFDVSLNHMTGILTEAHFSKLSDLKYLLLSHNSFTISINSSWLPPFQLEELYLSSCQIGPHVPSWLQNQTELDSLDISNTGISGKITPWFWNLTKNLILLNISFNKIEGQLPNPLLIGGLADVDMRSNLLTGPLPRLSSMITTLVLSNNQFSGPTPPHFFNSETMVYVSLSNNNLSGQIPSSIAEIMSLEVLDLSRNKLNGSIPESLQNIQSLKSLWLEYNSLSGPIPNSLGSLLQLQTLHLSNNKLSGKIPQSLQNCSSLETLDLRDNMLHGVIPTWFAWSFPKLRILGLKSNMFSGQIPPQLSNMSSLQVLDLADNNFQGHIPLSFGNFKAMTSSPKMNQHLLFGNDYEEHFSMQLSSTSNLLEFTKILSLVVSIDLSRNKLSGHFPKTLTNLTGLLVLDLSDNSLSGEIPQNTGALHGLLSLDLSNNGFSGNIPSSMSSMSFISHLNLSNNNFSGSIPSAGQLSTFDKSSYLGNEFLCGHPLDVECSRVNGRKVHGGGDASVENRCFLCVGLGFAVLFLIIA, via the exons ATGTACCAATACGTTTCCCATCTCAAGGTATCTGTCCTCATGAGTTCCATATTTGGGGTTCATTTTTCTATTCTGAGCTTGCTGTTTATCAGTTACTTGACTGCTTCCAATGGAGGGGGTTGTTTGCATATCGAGTGGAAAGCTCTGCTTCAGTTCAAGAACGGTCTCATTGATCCGAAGAACTTGTTATTTTCTAGGCAGGGTCATGATTGCTGCAGATGGATGGGTATAGCTTGTGATAATCAAACAGGAGCTGTTCTCAGtatcaatttatataatgaGCATGCATATCAAAACGGTCCTGATTGGGCGATAAGTGGGAAAATCGATTCTTCTCTCCTCCAACTCAAGTGTTTGATGTCACTAGACTTGAGCTACAATGACTTCGGAGGCATTGCAATTCCAGGATTTATTGGCTCTCTCAAGCATTTGGTACACTTGAAGCTCGCTTTTGCCGGTTTCTCTGGTTCCATTCCTTCTCAACTGGGAAATCTTTCTAGCTTGCAGTTTCTTGATCTTATGGGGAATGAGCTACATCTGGTTAATGACTTGGAATGGATATCACAGCTTTCTTCTCTGAGTCACTTAGTGATAACTGGAGCCAATCTATCAACTTGGGGAACTCAATGGTTTAAGCATCTCAATAGTCTGTCTTCTCTGACAAAGTTGGTTCTTTCTACATGCTCTCTTTCTGGGATACCAGCGTCTCTTCCTTTTGTCAACTTCACCAAACTTCAAGTGCTTGACCTTTCACTGAATCATCTTGATTCAGTGATTCCCGCATGGTTTTCCAACCTCACCAGCTTAGTTTATCTGGACATGAGTTATGGTGAGTTTTATGGTTTCATCCCTTTGGAGCTCTTTAACCTTCCCATTTTGAGATATGTAGATCTATCAAGAAACTACAATCTCACTGCTGATTTCTCCAAATTAATGGGTACAGGTTGGCCAAGTTTGGAACATCTTGATTTGTCTTTTAATCTGCTCCATGGAACTTTGCCAGATTCCATTGGTAACTTCACATCAGTCAGGGAACTCAGACTCTTGAAGAACATGATAGAAGGAGGTGTTCCAAGCTCCATTG AGCATCCTTTGCCTAGTTTGACTCATCTGGACATACAAAAAAATCAGCTTATTGGAGTTTTACCAGAATGGTTGGGAAATCTCATAAACCTTCAACTTCTTGACCTCAGCTGCAACTTCATCCAAGGTTCTGTTCCTCCCTCTCTTGGAAATTTATCAAAACTAACTGATTTGATTCTGAGAGGAAATAACCTGATTGGAACTCTTACACCCAATCTGGGGCAACTCTCCAAGCTGGTTAATTTCGATGTCTCCTTGAACCACATGACAGGAATACTCACTGAAGCTCACTTTTCAAAACTCAGTGATCTCAAGTATTTGTTACTGTCTCATAATTCCTTTACTATCAGCATAAACTCCAGTTGGCTTCCACCCTTTCAACTTGAAGAGTTATATCTTAGTTCTTGTCAGATAGGTCCACATGTGCCTTCATGGCTTCAAAACCAAACAGAACTTGATAGCTTAGACATTTCAAACACTGGCATCTCAGGTAAGATAACACCATGGTTTTGGAACTTGACCAAAAACCTCATTTTGCTAAACATTTCCTTTAACAAGATTGAAGGCCAGTTACCAAACCCTCTACTTATTGGAGGCTTAGCTGATGTTGATATGAGGTCAAACCTCTTAACCGGTCCTTTGCCACGCCTGTCTTCTATGATTACTACATTAGTCCTCTCCAATAATCAGTTCTCTGGTCCTACCCctcctcatttttttaactcaGAGACCATGGTCTATGTATCCCTCTCAAACAACAACTTGTCCGGCCAAATCCCATCATCCATTGCTGAAATAATGTCTCTTGAAGTGCTTGATTTATCAAGGAACAAGTTAAATGGTTCTATCCCTGAAAGTCTGCAAAATATACAGTCCTTGAAATCTCTGTGGCTGGAATACAATTCTCTATCTGGTCCTATTCCAAATTCTCTAGGGAGTTTGCTGCAACTCCAGACATTGCACCTTAGTAACAACAAGCTATCAGGAAAAATCCCACAATCTTTGCAGAACTGCTCCAGTTTAGAAACTCTTGATCTTAGAGACAATATGCTTCATGGTGTCATCCCAACTTGGTTTGCATGGAGCTTTCCTAAGCTCAGGATTCTTGGGTTGAAGTCCAACATGTTTTCTGGCCAGATTCCACCACAGCTTTCAAACATGAGTTCCTTGCAGGTCCTTGATCTTGCAGATAATAACTTCCAAGGCCACATTCCTCTGAGTTTTGGAAACTTCAAAGCCATGACTAGTTCTCCAAAGATGAATCAACACTTGCTCTTTGGAAATGATTATGAAGAGCACTTCTCAATGCAACTTAGCAGCACTAGTAATCTACTAGAGTTCACCAAAATTCTGTCACTTGTAGTGAGCATTGATCTATCCAGAAACAAACTTTCAGGGCATTTCCCTAAGACTTTGACAAACCTCACTGGGCTTCTTGTCTTAGACCTTTCAGATAACAGTTTGAGTGGGGAAATTCCTCAAAACACTGGTGCTCTGCATGGCCTTCTTTCTCTAGACTTATCAAACAATGGTTTCTCTGGAAACATTCCATCAAGCATGTCAAGCATGAGTTTCATCAGTCATCTCAActtgtcaaacaataatttctCTGGAAGTATACCTTCAGCAGGACAACTTTCAACATTTGATAAATCATCTTACCTTGGAAATGAGTTTCTTTGTGGACATCCACTAGATGTGGAGTGTTCAAGGGTTAATGGAAGGAAAGTTCATGGTGGTGGAGATGCATCAGTGGAGAATAGGTGCTTTCTCTGTGTGGGCTTGGGATTTGCTgtgttgtttttaataatagCATGA
- the LOC120261290 gene encoding receptor-like protein EIX2 isoform X2 — translation MYQYVSHLKVSVLMSSIFGVHFSILSLLFISYLTASNGGGCLHIEWKALLQFKNGLIDPKNLLFSRQGHDCCRWMGIACDNQTGAVLSINLYNEHAYQNGPDWAISGKIDSSLLQLKCLMSLDLSYNDFGGIAIPGFIGSLKHLVHLKLAFAGFSGSIPSQLGNLSSLQFLDLMGNELHLVNDLEWISQLSSLSHLVITGANLSTWGTQWFKHLNSLSSLTKLVLSTCSLSGIPASLPFVNFTKLQVLDLSLNHLDSVIPAWFSNLTSLVYLDMSYGWPSLEHLDLSFNLLHGTLPDSIGNFTSVRELRLLKNMIEGGVPSSIGKLCNLKTLNLAENNMSLELPPFLDNTGACASEHPLPSLTHLDIQKNQLIGVLPEWLGNLINLQLLDLSCNFIQGSVPPSLGNLSKLTDLILRGNNLIGTLTPNLGQLSKLVNFDVSLNHMTGILTEAHFSKLSDLKYLLLSHNSFTISINSSWLPPFQLEELYLSSCQIGPHVPSWLQNQTELDSLDISNTGISGKITPWFWNLTKNLILLNISFNKIEGQLPNPLLIGGLADVDMRSNLLTGPLPRLSSMITTLVLSNNQFSGPTPPHFFNSETMVYVSLSNNNLSGQIPSSIAEIMSLEVLDLSRNKLNGSIPESLQNIQSLKSLWLEYNSLSGPIPNSLGSLLQLQTLHLSNNKLSGKIPQSLQNCSSLETLDLRDNMLHGVIPTWFAWSFPKLRILGLKSNMFSGQIPPQLSNMSSLQVLDLADNNFQGHIPLSFGNFKAMTSSPKMNQHLLFGNDYEEHFSMQLSSTSNLLEFTKILSLVVSIDLSRNKLSGHFPKTLTNLTGLLVLDLSDNSLSGEIPQNTGALHGLLSLDLSNNGFSGNIPSSMSSMSFISHLNLSNNNFSGSIPSAGQLSTFDKSSYLGNEFLCGHPLDVECSRVNGRKVHGGGDASVENRCFLCVGLGFAVLFLIIA, via the exons ATGTACCAATACGTTTCCCATCTCAAGGTATCTGTCCTCATGAGTTCCATATTTGGGGTTCATTTTTCTATTCTGAGCTTGCTGTTTATCAGTTACTTGACTGCTTCCAATGGAGGGGGTTGTTTGCATATCGAGTGGAAAGCTCTGCTTCAGTTCAAGAACGGTCTCATTGATCCGAAGAACTTGTTATTTTCTAGGCAGGGTCATGATTGCTGCAGATGGATGGGTATAGCTTGTGATAATCAAACAGGAGCTGTTCTCAGtatcaatttatataatgaGCATGCATATCAAAACGGTCCTGATTGGGCGATAAGTGGGAAAATCGATTCTTCTCTCCTCCAACTCAAGTGTTTGATGTCACTAGACTTGAGCTACAATGACTTCGGAGGCATTGCAATTCCAGGATTTATTGGCTCTCTCAAGCATTTGGTACACTTGAAGCTCGCTTTTGCCGGTTTCTCTGGTTCCATTCCTTCTCAACTGGGAAATCTTTCTAGCTTGCAGTTTCTTGATCTTATGGGGAATGAGCTACATCTGGTTAATGACTTGGAATGGATATCACAGCTTTCTTCTCTGAGTCACTTAGTGATAACTGGAGCCAATCTATCAACTTGGGGAACTCAATGGTTTAAGCATCTCAATAGTCTGTCTTCTCTGACAAAGTTGGTTCTTTCTACATGCTCTCTTTCTGGGATACCAGCGTCTCTTCCTTTTGTCAACTTCACCAAACTTCAAGTGCTTGACCTTTCACTGAATCATCTTGATTCAGTGATTCCCGCATGGTTTTCCAACCTCACCAGCTTAGTTTATCTGGACATGAGTTATG GTTGGCCAAGTTTGGAACATCTTGATTTGTCTTTTAATCTGCTCCATGGAACTTTGCCAGATTCCATTGGTAACTTCACATCAGTCAGGGAACTCAGACTCTTGAAGAACATGATAGAAGGAGGTGTTCCAAGCTCCATTGGTAAGCTCTGCAACttgaaaacattgaatttaGCTGAAAATAACATGAGTCTTGAACTACCTCCTTTTCTTGACAATACTGGTGCTTGTGCTTCAGAGCATCCTTTGCCTAGTTTGACTCATCTGGACATACAAAAAAATCAGCTTATTGGAGTTTTACCAGAATGGTTGGGAAATCTCATAAACCTTCAACTTCTTGACCTCAGCTGCAACTTCATCCAAGGTTCTGTTCCTCCCTCTCTTGGAAATTTATCAAAACTAACTGATTTGATTCTGAGAGGAAATAACCTGATTGGAACTCTTACACCCAATCTGGGGCAACTCTCCAAGCTGGTTAATTTCGATGTCTCCTTGAACCACATGACAGGAATACTCACTGAAGCTCACTTTTCAAAACTCAGTGATCTCAAGTATTTGTTACTGTCTCATAATTCCTTTACTATCAGCATAAACTCCAGTTGGCTTCCACCCTTTCAACTTGAAGAGTTATATCTTAGTTCTTGTCAGATAGGTCCACATGTGCCTTCATGGCTTCAAAACCAAACAGAACTTGATAGCTTAGACATTTCAAACACTGGCATCTCAGGTAAGATAACACCATGGTTTTGGAACTTGACCAAAAACCTCATTTTGCTAAACATTTCCTTTAACAAGATTGAAGGCCAGTTACCAAACCCTCTACTTATTGGAGGCTTAGCTGATGTTGATATGAGGTCAAACCTCTTAACCGGTCCTTTGCCACGCCTGTCTTCTATGATTACTACATTAGTCCTCTCCAATAATCAGTTCTCTGGTCCTACCCctcctcatttttttaactcaGAGACCATGGTCTATGTATCCCTCTCAAACAACAACTTGTCCGGCCAAATCCCATCATCCATTGCTGAAATAATGTCTCTTGAAGTGCTTGATTTATCAAGGAACAAGTTAAATGGTTCTATCCCTGAAAGTCTGCAAAATATACAGTCCTTGAAATCTCTGTGGCTGGAATACAATTCTCTATCTGGTCCTATTCCAAATTCTCTAGGGAGTTTGCTGCAACTCCAGACATTGCACCTTAGTAACAACAAGCTATCAGGAAAAATCCCACAATCTTTGCAGAACTGCTCCAGTTTAGAAACTCTTGATCTTAGAGACAATATGCTTCATGGTGTCATCCCAACTTGGTTTGCATGGAGCTTTCCTAAGCTCAGGATTCTTGGGTTGAAGTCCAACATGTTTTCTGGCCAGATTCCACCACAGCTTTCAAACATGAGTTCCTTGCAGGTCCTTGATCTTGCAGATAATAACTTCCAAGGCCACATTCCTCTGAGTTTTGGAAACTTCAAAGCCATGACTAGTTCTCCAAAGATGAATCAACACTTGCTCTTTGGAAATGATTATGAAGAGCACTTCTCAATGCAACTTAGCAGCACTAGTAATCTACTAGAGTTCACCAAAATTCTGTCACTTGTAGTGAGCATTGATCTATCCAGAAACAAACTTTCAGGGCATTTCCCTAAGACTTTGACAAACCTCACTGGGCTTCTTGTCTTAGACCTTTCAGATAACAGTTTGAGTGGGGAAATTCCTCAAAACACTGGTGCTCTGCATGGCCTTCTTTCTCTAGACTTATCAAACAATGGTTTCTCTGGAAACATTCCATCAAGCATGTCAAGCATGAGTTTCATCAGTCATCTCAActtgtcaaacaataatttctCTGGAAGTATACCTTCAGCAGGACAACTTTCAACATTTGATAAATCATCTTACCTTGGAAATGAGTTTCTTTGTGGACATCCACTAGATGTGGAGTGTTCAAGGGTTAATGGAAGGAAAGTTCATGGTGGTGGAGATGCATCAGTGGAGAATAGGTGCTTTCTCTGTGTGGGCTTGGGATTTGCTgtgttgtttttaataatagCATGA
- the LOC120260717 gene encoding ERAD-associated E3 ubiquitin-protein ligase component HRD3, giving the protein MHPRGVLFVLLLALVLLPISLSVRPFILVIHNEDLVDGSASADAESVEDSAPDWEEFGEPDAISEDDLDPGSWRPIFEPSSSSSALNSSSDSLYFSGVRSLISASSSGDTAAMDEAISVIETAAFAGSPHAQSALGFVFSTGCMRAKNRAKAHLYHYFAAQAGNMQSKMVLAYTYFRQDMPERAVKHYAELAEAAVASFLISKEPPVIEPVRIHSGTEENKDGLRKSRGEDDEDFQIIEYQAQKGNAAAMYRIGVLYYYGLRGVRRDHARALFWFSKAVDKGEPRAMELLGEIYARGAGVERNYTKAFEWLKLASRQQHYSAYNGLGYLYVKGYGVEKNLTKAKEFFEKAAENKEAGGHYNLGVLYLKGIGVKKDVVTACKYFLVAANAGQPKAIFQVAKMFQKGIGIKKNIQMATILYKTVAERGPWSSLSRWALEAYLKGDVGKALLLYSRMAELGYEVAQSNAAWILDRYGEHSMCIGESGFCTDQERHLRAHALWWQASEQGNEHAALLIGDAYYYGRGTGRDYERAAEAYMHAQSQSNAQAMFNLGYMHEHGQGLPFDLHLAKRYYDQALENDPAAKLPVSLALASLWIRKNYADSFMVGMIDALPDLFPRIEEWVEEVLMDEGNVTILTLFVCLLTVLYLRERQRRLAVVPPPPPEPEDEAPAPN; this is encoded by the exons ATGCATCCGCGCGGCGTTCTCTTCGTCCTTCTCCTCGCTCTCGTCCTCCTTCCGATCTCCCTATCCGTCCGCCCCTTCATCCTCGTGATCCACAACGAAGATCTCGTCGACGGCTCCGCGTCTGCCGACGCTGAATCCGTCGAGGATTCAGCCCCCGATTGGGAAGAATTCGGCGAACCCGATGCGATCTCTGAGGATGACCTCGATCCTGGCTCATGGCGCCCAATCTTCGAGCCGTCCTCTTCGTCCTCCGCCCTGAACTCCTCCTCCGACTCCCTCTACTTCTCCGGCGTTCGATCCTTGATCTCAGCTTCGAGCTCCGGCGACACCGCCGCCATGGATGAAGCTATCTCCGTGATTGAGACCGCCGCATTCGCTGGCTCCCCCCACGCTCAATCTGCGCTCGGGTTCGTCTTTTCCACTGGTTGTATGCGTGCCAAGAACCGCGCTAAAGCTCATTTGTATCACTACTTTGCTGCTCAGGCCGGCAACATGCAGTCCAAGATGGTCCTCGCTTATACATATTTCCGTCAGGAT ATGCCGGAGAGAGCGGTGAAACACTATGCGGAGCTAGCAGAGGCGGCGGTGGCGAGCTTCCTTATATCGAAGGAGCCACCGGTGATTGAGCCCGTTAGAATCCACAGTGGGACTGAAGAGAACAAGGATGGGTTGAGGAAGTCTCGGGGGGAAGATGACGAGGACTTCCAGATCATAGAGTATCAAGCTCAGAAGGGTAACGCTGCTGCTATGTACCGAATTGGGGTGCTGTACTATTACGGTCTGCGGGGAGTGAGGAGGGATCATGCCAGGGCATTGTTTTGGTTCTCAAAAGCCGTGGACAAAGGGGAACCCAGAGCGATGGAACTGCTTGGGGAGATATATGCTAGAGGTGCTGGAGTGGAGAGGAATTATACCAAGGCCTTTGAGTGGCTCAAGCTTGCATCAAGGCAGCAGCATTATTCTGCCTACAACGGCTTGGGGTATCTCTATGTTAAAGGTTATGGAGTGGAGAAGAATTTAACCAAA GCAAAAGAGTTCTTTGAGAAGGCTGCGGAAAATAAGGAAGCAGGAGGACACTATAACCTTGGTGTATTGTATCTCAAGGGTATTGGTGTAAAAAAGGATGTGGTTACAGCCTGTAAGTATTTCCTTGTCGCAGCTAATGCTGGCCAACCAAAGGCCATCTTCCAAGTGGCAAAGATGTTCCAAAAAGGCATTGGTATTAAGAAGAATATTCAAATG GCTACAATTTTGTACAAGACTGTAGCAGAAAGGGGGCCTTGGAGCTCTCTATCGAGATGGGCTTTGGAGGCGTACTTAAAAGGTGATGTGGGAAAAGCCTTGCTGCTGTACTCTCGAATGGCCGAACTGGGATATGAGGTAGCACAAAGCAATGCTGCATGGATCCTTGATAGATATGGTGAACACAGTATGTGCATAGGAGAATCTGGGTTTTGTACAGACCAAGAAAGGCATCTTCGGGCGCATGCTTTGTGGTGGCAAGCGTCGGAACAGGGTAATGAACATGCTGCTTTGCTGATTGGGGATGCTTATTACTATGGACGG GGTACTGGGAGAGATTATGAGCGTGCTGCAGAGGCTTATATGCATGCCCAATCACAATCCAATGCTCAAGCCATGTTCAACCTTGGTTACATGCATGAACATGGTCAAGGGTTACCATTTGATCTTCACTTGGCAAAACGGTATTATGATCAGGCTCTGGAGAATGATCCAGCTGCAAAGTTGCCTGTTTCACTAGCACTGGCGAGCTTGTGGATCAGGAAGAACTATGCTGATAGCTTCATG GTTGGCATGATTGATGCACTCCCTGATCTGTTTCCAAGGATTGAGGAATGGGTAGAGGAAGTTCTAATGGACGAGGGCAACGTAACTATTTTGACGCTCTTTGTTTGCCTGTTAACTGTTCTTTATCTTCGTGAGCGGCAAAGACGTCTTGCGGTGGTGCCGCCACCGCCACCAGAACCTGAAGATGAAGCACCTGCACCCAATTAA